The genome window ATGGGAGCTGGAAGCGTCGACGAAATCGAGTTGGACCTGTGAGCGGCTTTGATCAACTGCATCCCGCGGTTCAACACCACATCGTCAACAGCCTCGGCTGGCGAGAACTGCGGCCGTTCCAGGATGCCGTGATCCGGCCGATGCTCGATGGTCAGCACCTCGTCGTGCTGGCACCGACCGCGAGGGGGAAGACCGAGGCCGCGCTCTTTCCGGTATTGTCCCGGATGTTGACCGAGGGGTGGACGGGCCTGAGCGTCCTGTATCTTTGTCCCATCAAGGCCCTGCTGAACAACATCGACGGACGCCTGCGGAGGTACTGCGATCTGCTCGGACGCCGGTCGGGCCTGTGGCACGGCGACATCAAGCAGACGACCCGAAAGTGGATCCAGCGGGAACCGCCCGACTGCCTGCTGACGACGCCCGAGTCGCTGGAAGTCATGCTCGTCTCGAGGAATGTCGACGCCCGGACGCTTTTCGGCCAGGTTCGCGTTGTCATCATCGACGAGATCCACGCCTTCGCTGGAGATGACCGGGGCTGGCACCTGCTTTCAGTCCTCGAGCGCATCTCGCGGCTCGCCGGCCGTGAGATTCAGCGGGTCGGACTTTCTGCGACGGTGGGCAATCCCGAGACGCTGGTTGACTGGCTGGCCGGATCGTGCGGTGGAACCCGGTCGGTGTTCCTGCCGCCGAAGGGAAGCGACAGCCCGGCCGAGGTGGCGCTCGACTACGTCGGTTCTCTGCAGAATGCGGCCGTCGTGATCTCGCGCCTGCATCGTGGCGAGAAGCGACTGGTCTTCGTCGACAGTCGCTCACAGGCCGAGCAGCTCGGGGCAGCACTTCGAGGACTGGATGTGGCGACGTTTGTCACACACAGTTCGCTGAGTCCCGAACAACGTCACCAGTCCGAGGAGGCGTTCACGTCACGCGATGACTGTGTCATCGTCGCCACCAGCGTCCTGGAACTCGGAATCGACGTCGGGAATCTCGATCGAGTCATTCAGATCGATTCGCCCGGGACAGTCTCGAGCTCCCTTCAGCGGATGGGGCGGACCGGACGCCGTGCGGGCACCACTCGCAACTGCCTGTTCCTGGCAACCAAAGAGGAGTCGTTAATTCGGGGGGCGGGCCTGATCGATCTCTGGTCACACGGCTATATCGAGCCGATCGTCCCCCCGCCTCTTCCTTACCACATTCTGTCGCAGCAGCTCATGGCCCTGGCGCTGCAGGAATCGGGCATCGGACGATTTGACTGGTTCCGCTGGATCGAGGGTGTCCCGGGCTTTGGGCAGATCCCTGCGACGAGTCGTGAGAAACTCGTCGAATGGATGCTGGCCAAGGAGATCCTGTTTGATGACGAGGGCATCCTGTCGCTCGGGCGAGAGGGTGAAGAGTCTTACGGTCGCCGGAACTTCCTGGAGCTATTCTCGGTCTTCATGTCGCCGCCATTGTTCTCGGTGCTCCACGGACGCCAGGAGCTTGGCTACGTCGATGAGACAACCTTCCTCGGGAAGCAGGAGGGGCCGCGCGTTCTGCTGCTCGCCGGCCGCAGCTGGCTGGTGAATCACATCGACTGGCAGCGGCGAATCGCGTACGTCGAAGTGACAGATCAGAAGGGGCGCAGCCGCTGGAAGGGGGAGGGAGGAGGGCTCGGATATCAACTGACCCAGGCGATCAAGCGTGTCCTCGCGAGCGACACAAGTGCGGAGTACTGGTCACGTCGCGCCCAAGACCAGGTCAATGCCACGCGGTCCCGGTTTCCGTGGCTTGAAGTCGACAGTACGGCGGCAGTTGCCGAGGCCGACGGAACAATGACCTGGTGGAACTTCGCGGGAAGCCGCGCCAACGCGTCATTGGCCAACTCGTTAGCCCAGATGACGACCAGCCACGTCGAACACGACAGCTTTTCGCTGGTCTTTGAGCCATCGGTTCAGTTCACCGACTTGCAGAAAGCGTTTAGCGAGCTTCAAGAAAGAGATGTTGACGAGCTCCGTCCAGCGGTTGACGACCGAGCCATTGAAGGCCTGAAGTTCTCCGAGTGCCTGCCGCTCGATCTTGCATGCCAGATGCTCGAAGTCAGACTTCGGGACGCATCGGCCGTTCGGGAGACACTCGCTCAGAGTCTTCGGTCGGTTGTGTCGTCCTCCTGACCCCCGCCGGGCTTTCTCTTTGACGTCCCACCGACCCTTCGGTTCCGTAGTGCCATGATGGGCTTCGGGTGGCCGCGGGATACCCCGAAAACCCCAGAAAAAACACGGCTTTTCTGAACGGTCGATTTCCAGCCAAAACCGGCCAGACTCAAAAAGTGGGTACACTTTTGTGACCTGTAACCACCTTTCATCTAGGCAGCTGCGATGGCTGCTTCACTCAACCGCCGTGACGGTACAGTGACGGGAACGGTAAGTCGAGCGACACGAATGGCGTCACTGCATAAGCCATTTCCCCGTATGAGCTTACGGATAGGTTGCGCTGGTGACGCTCTATGCGGCGAACTTCTCTCACATCGCCTCAGACACACTCTGTGGGCTTCGGGCCACATGCCGCGTAACTACGTGTATCGCCGACGACGCACGGGCTCCCCTCTGGCGAATCTGTCTGTCATCCGCAACGACAACATCGGCGAAGCGAGATGACACGTCGGATTATTCACATTCAGTCGAAATGAGGCTCTGAATAAACAACGGATTTCGGAAGCCCCCTGAACGCCTGAAAGAGCAGGGAGTTTCTCCACAGCAGTCCTTCGGCCAAAAGAACTGTGAATACGCGGCCCTATGTGTGAGGAACACGGGTGCCGCGAACCATGACGAGTGAGCAGGAGTTCCGAGAGGCTTACGATAAGCTCTCGGCCATCGACAAGTGCGACCACCCGGTTGGTCGCGAGTACCAGCGGGTCCTCAAGGAGTGGCTGTCACTTGGAGGACCTAGGCCAATTGAGCAGTTCATCGTTACCAGGGTCAACGCGGACTCCAGCGGTCGAGGCCGGAAAGTCCTGAACTGAGCGAGTCCCAGTCTGCAGGGGCGAGAGTCCAAACAGGATACAGCCGTCGAAATGTACCTAGGTACATCCAACGCCAAATGAAAAGAGCCGCTCGACCTAAGTCGTTGCGGCTCTATATACACCCCGGTGGGCTCGAACCACCAACCTTCGGTTCCGTAGACCGATGCTCTATCCAATTGAGCTAGGGGTGCAGGACGCGTCCCGGCGAGGCCGGGTTGTGTCGGGTGGGTCAGGATACCGCAAATCTCTCGCGACACAAGCACGGTCGGGACACGTCACGAAACCCGGATGTTCCGCGTCCGTGGTGCCGGCGACCTTCGGGGCGGGCCTCGGTGGCCTCCCTAAGAGGCTCTGGCTGCGACGCTTGTGAGGAATTCGCTCGATGCGCTACGCTGGCGGAGCGCCGTGTTCTTCGTTTCCCCCTGCTTCTCCTCTCTTGAAGGCGGTGGCCATGCTGCGGCGAGTTGTGCTGGTTGTGGGTTTCGTGATCGCTGGCGTCTTGTCCGGAGACGCGCAAGAGACGCCGCATCCGTTCCTGGCGTTCATCCGGGAGCAGGCGCGGGCTCTGCGGCAAGAGGAGCCGCGGCCGAAGACTTTGGAGGAGTGGCGGACGGCCAACAAGGTGCTGAGGGATCATCTTTCTGGTGCTTGGGGCGGGTTTCCGTTCGAGCGGGGGAAGGTCCAGGTTCAGACCCTGGGAACGATCGATCGCGAGGGGTATCGGCTGGAGCGGCTGCTTCTGGAGACGATGCCGGGGGTGTGGATGACGGCGCATGCTTATGTGCCGAAGCGCGAGGGACGTCTCCCGGCGATCCTGCAGGTGCATGGGCACTGGGCGGGGGCGAAGCAGGACCCACATGTTCAGGCGCGGTGCATCGGGGCTGCGAAGCATGGCTTCTTTGTCCTGGCCGTCGATGCCTTCGGCGCGGGGGAGCGGGGGTTGAAACCGGCTCTCGGGGAGTACCACGGCGAGATGGTGGCGGCGACGCTCTTCCCAACGGGAGTTCCCCTCTCCGGGATTCAGGTCTTCGAGAACACGCGGGCGGTGGACTATCTCCAGGCGCGGCCCGAGGTCGATCCGGCCAAGATCGGCATCACCGGGGCGAGCGGTGGCGGCAACCAGACGATGTATGCCGCCGCGTGGGATGAACGGTTCGGATCGGCGGTGCCGGTCTGTTCGGTCGGGAACTATCAGGCGTACCTTGGGCAGGCGTGCTGCATGTGCGAGGTGGTGCCGGGGGCGCTGCGGTTCACGGAGGAATGGGGGGTGCTGGGGCTCACGGCGCCGCGGGGGCTGATGGTCGTGAACGCGACGCGCGATGCGATCCAGTTCTCGGTCGGGGAGGCGAAGAGGTCGCTCGCCGTGACCGAGACGATCTATGCCCTCGAAGGGGAGCCGGGGCGGTTGAAGCACGCGGTCTTTGAATCGCCGCACGACTACAACAAAGAGATGCGGGAGGCGATGTATGGCTGGATGAAGCTCAACCTCGCGGGCGAAGGGGATGGCTCGCCGCTTCCCGATCCGGAGATGACGCTCGAGGATCCGGAGGCGATCCGGTGCTTTCCCGGGGAGACGCGGCCGAAGGACTGGTTGACGCTGCCGCAGTTCGCCGCGCGGGAGGGGGAGCGGGTGCTCACGGCGCTTCGCGCAAAGCAGGACAAGGGGGCGCTGCAGGAGCGGGCGCGGATCTTCCGCGAGAAGTATCTGGCCGCTCCCGAGGGAGGGCCGATGAGCGTCCAGAAAGAGGACTCCGGGCGCGTGACGACGCTGACGTTTTCACCGGAGCCGGGGCTGACGCTTTCGGCCCGCATCACCCGGAGCGAGGCGGCCGAGGCTCCGACTGTGATCCTGCTGGACCTACAGGGAGTCAAGAAGACGCAGGACTCTGAGTGGGACAAGGAGCTTCAGAAGGGCGGATTCCATGTGGTGACGTGCGATCTGCGGGCGACGGGGGCATTGGCGGTGCCGCGGGACGGTGTGGGGCGGGCGCCGGATCACAATTCGGCGGAGTGGTCCATGTGGATCGGGCGGCCGCTGCTGGGGCAATGGGTTCATGATGTCCGGCAGCTGGTGCGGGCGATGGAGTCGGTCGATCCGGGATTGGTCCGGTCCGTGAGCGTCGTGGGGGTTGGCCCGGCAGGGATCGTGGCGATCTCGTCGGCGACGGCGCATCCCGCGATCAAGACGGTAGCCGCCTGCCGGACGATGGCCTCGTGGATTCACTCGGAGCCTTATGAGCGGCAGTACCTCGGGACGATCCCGCCGGGGATCCTCCGGGACGTGGGAAACATTGCGGACCTGGTCGGACTGGCGGAAGGGAAAAAGGTGATCCTCGGCGACCTGGCAGATGGGAACGGGCGAGTGATTCCGGCGGGGTTGGAGCCGTTCCGGGACGTGGCGGTCGGGATTCGCAAGGGGCTTGGCGAAGCGACGCCCCCGATCGTTCTGGTGCTGACCGGAGGGGTGCCGACACGGCTGGTGCCGAGTGTGGTCGAGCAGTTGCGCTGAAACTGGACCGCGTCCTCGCCGGACGGACGTCCATTGCTCAAACCCAACGTGCGACGGCAGCTGGGGTCAAGGGGGTCTCACCCCCTTGCCGCCGGAGGCACTTCCATGGGGAACCGTGGTCAGCAACGGACAACCGCTTTGTGGAACCGGCGTTGAGAACTCACCGCTCGCTCTGCAATCCGCGCGGGTTGATGTGGGGGCATCCGACACGGTGTCCGCGCTTGGACACGCACGCCTTCCGACAGTGTCCGACGAGACGGGCCTCCGGCGGGCAAGGGGGCGTTGCCCCCTTGCATCCCCCACCAGGGTGCCCCTGGACCCGGTGCAGGATGTCGGTGGGAGACTCCGCGCCCTTCCCCCAGCCTTGGTCCAGCCCCTACGATGATTCGGTTTGCTCTCAAATGTTGCCATTTGCGGTGAGATACGGCGTATGTCGGACGTGACCTCGGAGTCGATCGCAAAACTCAACCAGTCCTACCTCGCCATCCGCGAACAGATGAGCCAGGTGATCGTCGGCCAGACCGAGGTCATCGACCAACTCCTCATCGCCCTCTTCAGCCGCGGCCACTGCCTCCTCGAAGGGGTCCCCGGCCTCGCCAAGACCCTCATGATCAGCACCCTCGCCCGGTGCCTCTCCCTCAGCTTCAGCCGCATCCAGTTCACCCCCGACCTGATGCCCGCCGACATCACCGGGACCGACGTCCTCCAGACCAACCGCGAGACCGGTCAGCGCGAGTTCGTCTTCATCCAGGGCCCGCTCATGCACAACATGGTGCTGGCGGACGAGATCAACCGCACCCCGCCCAAAACTCAGGCCGCCCTCCTCGAAGCGATGCAGGAGCGGCAGGTCACCGTCGGCCAGATCCGCCACAAGCTCGCCGACCCGTTCTTCGTCCTCGCCACCCAGAACCCGATCGAACAGGAAGGGACTTACCAGCTGCCTGAAGCGCAGCAGGACCGGTTCATGTTCAAGGTCTTCGTGGGCTACCCCAGCTTCCACGAAGAGAAGCAGATCGCCCTCCAGACGACCGGAATCCAGTCGGACAACATCACGCCGATCCTCGGCGTCGAAGAGATCCTCGAACTCCAGAAGATCGTCCGCCAGGTCCCGGTCTCGGACCATGTCGTGAACTACGCCCTCGCCCTCGTCCGCCAGACCCGGATCGACGAGGCCGAAGCGCCGGAGTTCGTCAAGCAGTGGCTGAGCTGGGGCGCCGGGCCGCGGGCAGTCCAGTTCCTGCTCCTGGGGGGAAAGACGCGAGCTCTCCTCAACGGCCGGGCCCACGTGTCGACCGAGGACATCCAGGCCCTCGCCGCCCCCGTTCTCCGGCACCGCATCGTCACGAGCTTCGCCGCCGAGAGCGAAGGGATCACGCCGGACAAGGTCATCGCCCGCCTGATCGCCGAGACCCCGGCCAAAGAAGGCGAACTGACGAGCGACCCGCGGCTCAAGAAAATCTTCGCCGCTTGAGAGGAAGGATTAAACACCAAGGCACCAAGGAGGCACCAAGGTCACCAAGAATAAGAAGACGGAGAGGGATTCCTCGGAGCGGCCGGCGCCCTCAACACTCTCGCTCACGATCGACCACTTCCCGTCCCCCTCCTCTTTTCTCCCTTTGTGTTCTTGGTGCCTCCTTGGTGCCTTGGTGTTTAACCTCCCCGTCTTATGACCCCAGACTACGCCCACATCCTGCCGCCCGAGGCCCTTGCCCGGATCCATCGCCTGGAGATCGCGGCCCGGCAGGTCGTGGAAGGGTTCCTCTCGGGACAACACCGCTCGC of Planctomyces sp. SH-PL14 contains these proteins:
- a CDS encoding DEAD/DEAH box helicase, whose amino-acid sequence is MSGFDQLHPAVQHHIVNSLGWRELRPFQDAVIRPMLDGQHLVVLAPTARGKTEAALFPVLSRMLTEGWTGLSVLYLCPIKALLNNIDGRLRRYCDLLGRRSGLWHGDIKQTTRKWIQREPPDCLLTTPESLEVMLVSRNVDARTLFGQVRVVIIDEIHAFAGDDRGWHLLSVLERISRLAGREIQRVGLSATVGNPETLVDWLAGSCGGTRSVFLPPKGSDSPAEVALDYVGSLQNAAVVISRLHRGEKRLVFVDSRSQAEQLGAALRGLDVATFVTHSSLSPEQRHQSEEAFTSRDDCVIVATSVLELGIDVGNLDRVIQIDSPGTVSSSLQRMGRTGRRAGTTRNCLFLATKEESLIRGAGLIDLWSHGYIEPIVPPPLPYHILSQQLMALALQESGIGRFDWFRWIEGVPGFGQIPATSREKLVEWMLAKEILFDDEGILSLGREGEESYGRRNFLELFSVFMSPPLFSVLHGRQELGYVDETTFLGKQEGPRVLLLAGRSWLVNHIDWQRRIAYVEVTDQKGRSRWKGEGGGLGYQLTQAIKRVLASDTSAEYWSRRAQDQVNATRSRFPWLEVDSTAAVAEADGTMTWWNFAGSRANASLANSLAQMTTSHVEHDSFSLVFEPSVQFTDLQKAFSELQERDVDELRPAVDDRAIEGLKFSECLPLDLACQMLEVRLRDASAVRETLAQSLRSVVSSS
- a CDS encoding alpha/beta hydrolase family protein, which encodes MLRRVVLVVGFVIAGVLSGDAQETPHPFLAFIREQARALRQEEPRPKTLEEWRTANKVLRDHLSGAWGGFPFERGKVQVQTLGTIDREGYRLERLLLETMPGVWMTAHAYVPKREGRLPAILQVHGHWAGAKQDPHVQARCIGAAKHGFFVLAVDAFGAGERGLKPALGEYHGEMVAATLFPTGVPLSGIQVFENTRAVDYLQARPEVDPAKIGITGASGGGNQTMYAAAWDERFGSAVPVCSVGNYQAYLGQACCMCEVVPGALRFTEEWGVLGLTAPRGLMVVNATRDAIQFSVGEAKRSLAVTETIYALEGEPGRLKHAVFESPHDYNKEMREAMYGWMKLNLAGEGDGSPLPDPEMTLEDPEAIRCFPGETRPKDWLTLPQFAAREGERVLTALRAKQDKGALQERARIFREKYLAAPEGGPMSVQKEDSGRVTTLTFSPEPGLTLSARITRSEAAEAPTVILLDLQGVKKTQDSEWDKELQKGGFHVVTCDLRATGALAVPRDGVGRAPDHNSAEWSMWIGRPLLGQWVHDVRQLVRAMESVDPGLVRSVSVVGVGPAGIVAISSATAHPAIKTVAACRTMASWIHSEPYERQYLGTIPPGILRDVGNIADLVGLAEGKKVILGDLADGNGRVIPAGLEPFRDVAVGIRKGLGEATPPIVLVLTGGVPTRLVPSVVEQLR
- a CDS encoding AAA family ATPase; protein product: MSDVTSESIAKLNQSYLAIREQMSQVIVGQTEVIDQLLIALFSRGHCLLEGVPGLAKTLMISTLARCLSLSFSRIQFTPDLMPADITGTDVLQTNRETGQREFVFIQGPLMHNMVLADEINRTPPKTQAALLEAMQERQVTVGQIRHKLADPFFVLATQNPIEQEGTYQLPEAQQDRFMFKVFVGYPSFHEEKQIALQTTGIQSDNITPILGVEEILELQKIVRQVPVSDHVVNYALALVRQTRIDEAEAPEFVKQWLSWGAGPRAVQFLLLGGKTRALLNGRAHVSTEDIQALAAPVLRHRIVTSFAAESEGITPDKVIARLIAETPAKEGELTSDPRLKKIFAA